One genomic window of Mustela lutreola isolate mMusLut2 chromosome 14, mMusLut2.pri, whole genome shotgun sequence includes the following:
- the LOC131814604 gene encoding transmembrane protein 126A-like codes for MENHEPHDTVKENLIFNIITRKINQLPEAERNLLEHGSAYVGLNAGLCGLIANSLFRRVLNVTQARIAAGLPMSVIPFLTADLSYRGFVSLPLITGDLNCETCTITRGGLVGLVLGGLYPIILAIPVNGGLAARYESAPLPEKGNILTYWTRVSKPIFRKMLFPILLQTMFAGYLGSKQYKLFIKALQLPEPGLEIQ; via the coding sequence ATGGAAAATCATGAACCACATGATACTGTCAAGGAAAACTTAATCTTCAATATCATAACCAGAAAAATTAACCAACTCCCAGAAGCAGAAAGGAATCTGCTCGAACATGGCTCAGCATATGTTGGACTTAACGCTGGTCTCTGTGGTCTAATAGCAAATAGTCTTTTTCGACGCGTCTTAAATGTGACCCAGGCTCGTATAGCTGCTGGCTTACCAATGTCAGTGATCCCATTTTTGACTGCAGACTTATCTTACAGAGGTTTTGTAAGTTTACCTTTGATTACAGGTGATTTGAATTGTGAAACCTGTACCATAACACGGGGTGGACTGGTTGGTCTTGTTCTGGGTGGTCTGTACCCTATTATCTTGGCTATACCTGTGAATGGTGGCTTAGCAGCCAGGTATGAGTCAGCCCCGCTACCAGAGAAAGGAAACATCTTAACTTACTGGACTAGAGTTTCTAAGCCTATCTTTAGAAAGATGTTATTTCCCATTTTGCTCCAGACTATGTTCGCAGGATACCTTGGATCTAAACAATATAAACTATTTATAAAGGCCCTTCAGTTACCTGAACCTGGCCTAGAAATTCAGTGA